The genomic region GAGCCACGGCTGTGCGATCACCGACGATCGCGCGCGGCTGGAGTGCTGGGGGGCCAATGATCAGCGTCAGGTCAGCGAGGGTGGGGGTAAAGCGGAGTCTCCGCGTGCGGTGGAGCTGGGGGTGACGGGCTTTGATGCGGTGAGTGTCGGAGACAACCACAGCTGCGTGGTCACGCAGGCCGGAGATCTTCTGTGTTTCGGGCGGGGCGATGAGGGGCAGACCGGTCCGGGAGAGGGATGGCTGCGCACTCTGCCGCGTTTCTGAAACGGGCGATGCGTCGTGTGGGGTTGACGTGCATCACGGCATTCTAAACGAAAAAAAGCGCGCCCCGGCGGGGCGCGCTTTTTCGTGATGATGTTGGTTGCCGACGTTCAGTCGTCGTACTCGTCGCGCAACTTCTCCAGGCCGGTGGCCTCCACCTGGCGGATGCGTTCGCGCGTCAAGTTGAGCAACTCGCCGACCTCCTCGAGCGTGATGCCGCCGCGGTCGGCCACATCCAGCGCGCAGGTCTCGGAGAGCTCCCAGACTTCCAGGCCGGGGAAGTTCAGCTTGATCGAGCCCGTGTGCGGGTTGACGTCGAGGTAGAGGTGGTACTTGCAGGAGACGTAAGGGCAGGGGCGCTCGGCCATGCGGCACTGGTCGCGGTGGGCGGGGCGCTTGCTTTCAATGGAGTCGAAGACCTCGGCGATCTCCTGGCGTTCGGCCTCCGAGAGCTTCTTGAGGGCGATCGTCTTGCTACGACGAAGCCCTTTGCGGGCGCCGCGTTTGTTTGCGGTGCGCCGTCGCTTCTTGTTCTCAGCCATGCGCGTCGACTGCCTCAGGGGGTAGCGGGTGTGGGAAAAACTCCAGCCGAAGGTAAGCCGGGGCTCTCGGATGTGTCAACCGCGCTGGCGTCTGGCCACAGCGGGGCTTTCGAGCGGAGGTTGGGCGGGTGTGGGGCGTGCCGGGCCGGCGAGGGTTGCGGGGGCGCGGCGGGCTATGCGATGGCGATGAATGAAATCGCGGCGCGGCGACGTCTGAGGGAGAGCGCCCCGGGGCGGTCGGGCCCTGGCGAGGGCGGCGGCCGGACGGGCTTTGCTCGGAGCGCGGGCGCAATGGTGTTAGAGTGGCGCGCGTTCGGCACGGGCGGCTCTGGAGAGCGGTCCGGCGTGCGCCGCAAAGAGGGGCCGCTTTAAGCGACCTGGCAGTTGAGCGACGATGGCACTTCTCGATGACATTCAGTTTCGGGTCTACCGAAGTTACGTGAAGATCCCGCTGGTCTTCTTTCTGCCGGCGCTCATGCTGATGAGCCTGTGGGCGCTGGTGTATTTCGGGGCGAACCATCCGGCCAGTTGGAGGCTTGTCGAGGGGCAGCTGCATCGCGTGCTCGGGGGCTACATTGAGTTTGAGTACGCCGACCTGGGGCCGAGTCTGACCCGGGTGCGGGGCTACGAGGCGCGGATGCTCACGCCGGAGCGCGAGGCGGTGATTGAGGCTCCGGAGCTTCGTGCGGATCTCAGCGCGTTGATGCTCATCGGGGGGCGGCTGGAGTTTGATGAGGCCTATGTGCGGGAGCCGCGCGTCGGGCTGTATTTTAATGAAGATGGCGAGCTCAATATTCTGCGGGCGCTGGGGGTCGATAAACGTGAGGAAGACGAGGATAAGGGCGAGCCCGTCTCGGTGGGCTTCTCGCGGGTGCATCTTCAGGATGCGGACTTCGAGTTTGCGGAGACGCGCTTTGACTTCCGGGTGCCCGATATCGTGATCGACGGGGGCAGCGTGTACGTGGAGCCGGAGACGGTGCTCATCAACGTCGACGCGCTTGATATCGCCCGGGCGGATTTTCGCTTTAAGCCAGAACTCTTTCGCTTTGATGAGGAGCGTGGCGACTGGACCTTTGAGGTACGCGACTTTGCGCTGCGGGGCTGGCAGTGGGCCAACCAGGGCTTTGCAGTCGAGGAGGTCGTGGCCGACATTGAGGGGTTCGGGCTGCGCTTCGGGGGCACGATGTCTTTTCCGGATGAGGCGAAGGCCGGTGGCGGGGGGATGTTTTACGACGCCTGGGGGCAGCTTTCGGCGCCTTATCACAGCCCGCTTCTGCATTATTTTCTGCAGGATAACCTGCATTTTGACATCGAGCGCCTGGATCTGGAGGTGACCGGGAGTCTGGAGGAGATCCGGGGGCAGGGGAAGGTCAAGGCGGCGGTGCTCGAGGGCAACGGGCTCTTCTTTGAGGATGTGGAAGGGACGCTGGAGCTGAACAAC from Lujinxingia vulgaris harbors:
- a CDS encoding sigma factor-like helix-turn-helix DNA-binding protein, translating into MAENKKRRRTANKRGARKGLRRSKTIALKKLSEAERQEIAEVFDSIESKRPAHRDQCRMAERPCPYVSCKYHLYLDVNPHTGSIKLNFPGLEVWELSETCALDVADRGGITLEEVGELLNLTRERIRQVEATGLEKLRDEYDD